One stretch of Nicotiana tabacum cultivar K326 chromosome 18, ASM71507v2, whole genome shotgun sequence DNA includes these proteins:
- the LOC107788363 gene encoding protein CRABS CLAW, with the protein MSSSSPSSASSCVNLEAADRNSMDLVQSSEHLCYVRCSFCNTVLAVGIPYKRLLDTVTVKCGHCSNLSFLSTRPPLQGQCFDHQTALQHQAFFSDFKKGQSSSSSSSEPSSPKAPFVVKPPEKKHRLPSAYNRFMKDEIQRIKAANPEIPHREAFSAAAKNWARYIPNTPNGTLAESSNNA; encoded by the exons ATGTCTTCCTCTTCTCCTAGTTCTGCTAGCTCTTGTGTCAACTTGGAAGCTGCTGATAGAAACTCCATGGATTTGGTTCAATCTTCTGAACATCTTTGTTATGTCCGTTGCAGCTTCTGCAACACTGTTCTTGCG GTTGGAATTCCATACAAGAGGCTGTTGGATACAGTGACAGTGAAATGTGGGCATTGCAGTAACCTTTCCTTTTTAAGCACAAGACCTCCACTTCAAGGCCAATGTTTTGATCACCAAACCGCTCTTCAG CATCAAGCTTTCTTCAGCGATTTCAAGAAGGGCCagtcttcatcttcatcttcaagtGAACCCTCGTCTCCAAAGGCACCTTTTGTTGTAAAAC CTCCTGAGAAGAAGCACAGGCTTCCATCTGCCTACAATCGGTTCATGAA GGATGAGATACAACGCATCAAAGCAGCAAATCCAGAGATTCCTCACCGAGAGGCTTTCAGTGCAGCAGCTAAAAAT TGGGCTAGGTACATTCCTAATACTCCAAATGGGACCTTGGCTGAGAGCAGCAACAAT GCCTAG